Below is a window of Nitrospiria bacterium DNA.
ATTTATTTTAAAAAAACATGACCTCTAACCGGAGAAAGAATCATGAGTGAAGATATTCAGCAGTCTATCGAAGATGTTACAAAAGCCATTGACAGATTGAACCAGGCTTTTGAGAGGCGTACTGAAGAGCTCCGGCAAAAAGGAAACCATGAAGAATTCAATCAGTGGGTTCAGGCCAAAGCGGCCATGCGTGATAGTGGGGTGATTTATCTTTCTTGGGCCCGCCATTATGCAAAGTCGGCCAAACAAGGAGGAACGGATGAAATGAATGATGATGATTTATTTGAATTTCCAACAGCTTAGCTCTATTCCAGTTTCTTGTATTGTATAAACACTTCCATCATTAAACATTTTATTTTTTATTTTTAAAATGTCTGTGAGAAAGGTAAGCCTTTGAAGCAGAAAAATTTAATTGGGGTGGGTTTTATAATCCTAATATTTTTTCCCCTGGTTTTCTTTTTTTCTGTTTCTGTTGTTTTCCCGGAAGGAACCCAAAAAATTGCAATCATTGCTAACGATTCTTTTCCTCTGAGCGATTTTGCCCTTTCAGATTTAAAAGAAATTTACTTAGGAAATAAAAAATTTGTTGGATGGACCCGGCTTTACCCGTATCACCAACAAAAAGATCGGTTTATAAAAAACCTTTTTATTGAAAATGCTTTGGGTTTATCCCCCGTTTCTTACATGGGTTACTGGCATGTAAAATCCTTCAGAGATGGGAGCCCTCCCCCCATTGCTTACCAGTCCTCCACTGAAATAATTGAAAATGTAAAGGCCAAAGCGGGTGGTTTAGGGTATGTTTGGGCCAATGATTCAACTGGGATTGTTGGAATCCGAATTCTTTTAATATTGGAAGTTCAGGATAATTCTTTCCCTTAAATTGAAACCCAAGAAATTTCATCGGTTATTGCCAATGATCATTTGGTTTTTTCATTTTGGGGCAATCACTTTAATTCAATCTTTTACCTTTTTTCGTTCTCTCCTTTGGTTTTGTTTCCCAGAAAAGAGCTTATCTCTTCCCCTAAAAGTGGTTCCCTAAGTATTTACAAGTCAAAGAGAAATATAGGTTTTATCCTTGAGAATTGTCTTGACAAAGGGTAGGCACTTGCCTACTATGGCTTCCATGTTAGAAAGCTCAAAGATTCAAACATTAATGACTATGGCAGAGGTTTGGCGATTTTATCATGATGATTTGGTGGCCGCTGAACAGCAAACCAAACGAAGCTTAGATTCAAAAACCCACCTGGTTAATGAAATTGCAGAACACCTTCTTCTCAGTGGTGGTAAAAGAATTAGACCCCTACTTATGATTCTGGTATCGAAGCTGGGTGGTTATTCGGGGTCCGAAAGCACTCTTTTGGCTGGTGTGGTAGAGTTTATCCATACCGCAACCCTTTTGCACGATGATGTGATTGATAATGCAGAAATTAGAAGGGGAAAAAGAGCCGCTCGATTTCTTTGGGGAAACAAAGCAAGCATTTTAGTGGGTGACTATCTTTACTCTAGGGCCATGTGTCAGGCGGTTTCATTGAATAACCTTGAAGTGAATGCCACCTTGGCAGAAGCCTGTAGGAGGATGACGGAAGGAGAGGTTTTACAATTATCCTTAAATGGCTCCCTCAAAATATCAGAAGAAGATTACCTTAGGATTGTTGAATACAAAACCGCCATTTTAATATCGGCTACTTGCCGCTTAGGTGCAATCATTGGGGATATGAATCATTCTAATAAAGACCATTTAACGGCTTTTGGCCTTCATCTTGGAATTGCTTTTCAGGTGGCGGATGATACACTTGATTATGTGGCAGATGGTGAAAAACTTGGAAAGTCTTTAGGAAAAGATATTCGTGAGGGGAAAATTACCCTTCCACTTCTTCATTTACTCAAAACCTGTCCTCAATCGGAGCGATTTAAAATTGAACAGATGATTCAATCGGAAAAAGGAATCTTAGAAGATGATTTGGAAATGATTTTAAATCTGATGAAGGAATGTGGTTCCATTAGTTATTCGATGGATCGGGCCCGGGATTTTGTTGAAAGGGCCAAAACCAATCTTCATCATTTTCCTGATTCTGTTTCCCGACAAGCACTCCTAACCCTGGCGGACTATATCGTTGATCGCGATTATTAATTTTCCCCGCTTTCTCTTCTTGTCCTTTATCCTTTAATCCTCCAACCATTTATACCTTAAATTTCTTGAATTCCAATAAAAATTAAGTTTTTTTTTAAATGAAAATCTCCATTATTGTCCCTGTCCTCAACGAGGAAACCCTACTACCCCGGACCCTTTGTTTCTTAGAAAAGCTCGGGGATAAGGAGGTTGACGTCATTGTGGTTGATGGTGGAAGCTGTGATGGGAGCCATGCGGTGGCCTTGAGGTATACTCAAAAGGTCATCTTCTCTACCACTGGGAGAGGAACCCAAATGAACAAAGGAGCTTTTCTTGCGGATGGAGAAATTCTCCTTTTTTTACACGGGGATTCACATATTGAGAAGGGAGGGTTGGATGCTCTTCGGGAAATTTTTAAGGATGAAAAAGTGGTGGGGGGTGGATTTCAGCTTGGGATCGATTCAAACCGGAGGGCGTTAAAGCTTATTTCTTTTGTTGCCAACCTAAGGACCCGTTTTACAGGTATTCCTTACGGAGACCAGGGAATTTTTGTTCGCAAAAAAAATTTTGAGCGGTTAGGCGGTTTTCGGGATTTCCCCATTTTGGAGGATTTGGATTTTTTCCGGCGTTTAAAAAGAGAGGGGAAAACTGTAGTTCTCAGCAAAAAGGTTTGGACCTCTCCCAGACGCTGGGAAAAGGAGGGAATACTGAAGGTCACCCTTCGGAATCAAATTTTACTCATCCTTTATTTTGCTGGCATATCTCCAATGCGACTGGTACGCTGGTACCGCCTCATTCGGTAAAAGGAAGCCTTTTTAAGGAGTCTGAATTAAAAGGTACGCATCTTTCAACACGAGGGGGATCTTTTTATAAGCCTGGATTAAGGGAGGGAAGGGGATTTTTTTTGTTCTTCTTCCAATGTGTGAAGCCGTCTTTTTGCGCTTTCCAATTGACGGGGAAAACCCCTGGGGTCTAAATTGATAAATATTTGATATTGTTTCATGGCTTCTAAAGGTTGATTATTCCGTTCAAAAGAGATCGCGAGGTTATAATGGGCTTCGGGATAATCGGGCCAGTCTAAAAGAGCTTGCTGATATTGGGTAATGGCCTCCGTAGTCTTTCCTTGGCTTCGGTAAATAACCCCTAAATTGTTCTTTGCTTCCATATATTTGGGTTTAAGAGAAATGGCTTTCTTGTATTCCTGAGCCGCTTCTTCCAGTTTACCTTGACGGTGATAAATTACCCCTAAATTATTATAAGCTTCCGGATAATCCGAATTCAGCTCTAAAGCCTTTAAATAAGACCGAGTTGCTTCAATGGGGCGGTTCGTTTCTGCATAGACAAATCCCAGGTTGTAATAGGTCTCTGACAACCGGGGATTAATTTCAATGGCTTTTATATGTTCTTGAAATGCTTTTTGGAAGCTTCCCTCCAAGCGGTAAATAACCCCTAACTGGTTCCTTGCCTGGGCAAAATTAGAATTTTGTTTTATGGCCTCTTGGTAGTGTGGTTTTGCTTGGTCTAAAAGGCCTTTGGCCAGAAAGGTTTCCCCAAGGAGAAAGTGGGTTCTGGGACTAGGGTTCTTTTTTTGGAGAGATTGGTTTAAAATTTTCAAAGATTCATCATATTTTCCTTCTTTTCGTAGAATTTCGCCGAGGTCATTTAAGGCGATGTCAAGATCCGGATCGAGTTCCAGTGCCTTCCTTAACCCTTCAATTCCTCGTTCGGTCTGACCCTCGGAAATCCACAGAAGACCTAATTGATGGTGGGCCCGTGAATGGGTTGGAAAAAGTTTAATGGCTTCTTGTTCCTCTTGGATCGCCAAAGGAATATTTCCTTTTTTTGTATAAACCAAAGCCATTTGGTGGTGGGTTTCACCATTATTGGGCTGCAGTTTGAGTGAATTTTCAAAACTATGAAGGGCTTCATTTTCCCTGCCTTGTTGGAACAAAGCGAGGCCCAGATCAAAGTGAAATTCCCACCGGGTGGGCTCCAGAGATAAAGCGGTTTGGTATTTTTGTATAGCTGCATCAGTTTTTCCTTGTTGATATAGTATTTTTCCCATTTGATAATGGGCTTCTCCTAAATTTGGTTTTTGCCGTATGGCCTGACCCAACTCAGATAAAGCCTGGTTTAATTTATTTTGGTGACTGAGAACCCATCCTCTGGAAACTTGGCTCCAAGGAGATTCGGGCTCTAAAGCGATTAAGGTTTCGGCAATGGATTTTTTTTGATGAAAATCAGGAGTCGTTAAAAAGGTTTCAAAGAGCTTTTGCACCTCGACCTGCCGGAGCATTTTTTCCTGTATTTTTTTTGCCCCATCCATTGCATTCTCCAAAGAGGGGTGAATCGCTAAAGCTTTTTGATAGGATTGGAGAGCAAGTTGGAATTTT
It encodes the following:
- a CDS encoding polyprenyl synthetase family protein translates to MASMLESSKIQTLMTMAEVWRFYHDDLVAAEQQTKRSLDSKTHLVNEIAEHLLLSGGKRIRPLLMILVSKLGGYSGSESTLLAGVVEFIHTATLLHDDVIDNAEIRRGKRAARFLWGNKASILVGDYLYSRAMCQAVSLNNLEVNATLAEACRRMTEGEVLQLSLNGSLKISEEDYLRIVEYKTAILISATCRLGAIIGDMNHSNKDHLTAFGLHLGIAFQVADDTLDYVADGEKLGKSLGKDIREGKITLPLLHLLKTCPQSERFKIEQMIQSEKGILEDDLEMILNLMKECGSISYSMDRARDFVERAKTNLHHFPDSVSRQALLTLADYIVDRDY
- a CDS encoding TIGR04283 family arsenosugar biosynthesis glycosyltransferase, producing MKISIIVPVLNEETLLPRTLCFLEKLGDKEVDVIVVDGGSCDGSHAVALRYTQKVIFSTTGRGTQMNKGAFLADGEILLFLHGDSHIEKGGLDALREIFKDEKVVGGGFQLGIDSNRRALKLISFVANLRTRFTGIPYGDQGIFVRKKNFERLGGFRDFPILEDLDFFRRLKREGKTVVLSKKVWTSPRRWEKEGILKVTLRNQILLILYFAGISPMRLVRWYRLIR
- a CDS encoding tetratricopeptide repeat protein, with translation MFQQSLETEKIDLKKQLRQKIIENDPENPYAHFSKAWFASLDEDFDEAIFEYSQALRLKPDLGMANHGLGKIYMKQGKTSEAIRQFQKALSSSSNLSEVHNDLGIAFRNQGKLKNAISEFQMAIQIRPSFSEGHFNLGLVYSDLSLLSDAQREIETALKLNPTLTEGNYHLGLIFKRKAEIEKAITAFTLEVTNFPTHENAHYQLGLIHKNFGNYEKAILELQKAISTYPEFTEAHQALGKTFLEVNDFRKAYEEFQNVLAVYPERIEAQHGLADAHLHLGNFKQAIEGYQKVLSVRPQPPEAFFSLGKAYQQTGQLEKANKQFKRYLQHYPQSTKALNALGEVNLSGGNIKQALTLFQRSLDINSENTETYLHLGQTYTVIGEIDRAIQTYQKALDIDPEFALAYLNLGHLYERQEKFQLALQSYQKALAIHPSLENAMDGAKKIQEKMLRQVEVQKLFETFLTTPDFHQKKSIAETLIALEPESPWSQVSRGWVLSHQNKLNQALSELGQAIRQKPNLGEAHYQMGKILYQQGKTDAAIQKYQTALSLEPTRWEFHFDLGLALFQQGRENEALHSFENSLKLQPNNGETHHQMALVYTKKGNIPLAIQEEQEAIKLFPTHSRAHHQLGLLWISEGQTERGIEGLRKALELDPDLDIALNDLGEILRKEGKYDESLKILNQSLQKKNPSPRTHFLLGETFLAKGLLDQAKPHYQEAIKQNSNFAQARNQLGVIYRLEGSFQKAFQEHIKAIEINPRLSETYYNLGFVYAETNRPIEATRSYLKALELNSDYPEAYNNLGVIYHRQGKLEEAAQEYKKAISLKPKYMEAKNNLGVIYRSQGKTTEAITQYQQALLDWPDYPEAHYNLAISFERNNQPLEAMKQYQIFINLDPRGFPRQLESAKRRLHTLEEEQKKSPSLP